In Methanocaldococcus lauensis, a single genomic region encodes these proteins:
- a CDS encoding elongation factor EF-2 produces MGKRAKMIAKIKELMEKYDRIRNIGICAHIDHGKTTLSDNLLAGAGMISKELAGEQLALDFDEEEAQRGITIFAANVSMVHTYEGKEYLINLIDTPGHVDFGGDVTRAMRAIDGAIVVVCAVEGVMPQTETVLRQALRERVKPVLFINKVDRLINELKLTPEELQNRFIKIINDINNLIKKMAPEEFKDKWLVRVEDGSVAFGSAYNNWAISVPFMKKSGITFKDIIKYCEEDKQEELAEKAPLHEVVLDMVIKHLPSPPEAQKYRIPHLWKGDLNSDVGKAMLNCDPNGPLAGVITKIIVDKHAGAVSVCRLFSGRVRQGDEVYMVNSQQKAKIQQVSVFMGPERIPVESISAGNICALVGLKEASAGETICSPDKIIEPFEAITHISEPVITVAIEAKNTKDLPKLIEVLRQVAREDPTVRVEINEETGEHLLSGMGELHIEIITKLKIERDAGIPVEVGQPIVVYRETVTGKSPIVESKSPNKHNKLYFVVEPLEEGVLQAYKEGKIPDVDTKRKLDDKIVQELIKAGMDPEEAKRVMCIYEGNVLVNMTRGIVHLDEVKELIIQGFKEAMRNGPLAAEKCQGVKVKLIDAVLHEDAIHRGPAQMIPAARFGIRDAMMQANPVLLEPMQYVYINTPQDYMGAAMREISNRRGQILDMEQEGDMTIIKAKCPVAEMFGFAGAIRGATQGRCLWSIEFAGYERVPREMQEQLIRQIRERKGLKME; encoded by the coding sequence ATGGGAAAAAGAGCAAAAATGATTGCTAAAATTAAGGAATTGATGGAAAAGTATGATAGAATTAGAAACATTGGAATCTGTGCTCACATTGACCATGGTAAAACTACATTGTCAGATAACTTATTGGCTGGAGCAGGGATGATTTCAAAAGAATTGGCGGGGGAACAGTTGGCATTAGACTTTGATGAAGAAGAGGCTCAAAGAGGAATTACAATATTCGCGGCAAACGTTTCAATGGTCCATACTTACGAAGGAAAAGAGTATTTAATTAACTTAATTGATACTCCAGGACACGTTGATTTTGGTGGAGATGTTACAAGAGCTATGAGAGCTATTGACGGAGCTATTGTCGTAGTTTGTGCAGTTGAAGGAGTAATGCCTCAAACAGAGACAGTATTAAGACAGGCATTAAGAGAGAGAGTTAAGCCAGTCCTCTTTATCAACAAAGTAGATAGATTGATTAACGAATTAAAATTAACTCCTGAAGAATTACAAAATAGATTTATTAAGATTATCAATGACATTAACAACCTAATTAAGAAGATGGCTCCTGAGGAATTCAAGGATAAGTGGTTAGTAAGAGTTGAAGACGGTAGTGTTGCATTTGGTTCAGCTTACAATAACTGGGCAATTTCAGTACCATTTATGAAAAAGAGTGGAATAACCTTTAAAGACATAATTAAATATTGTGAAGAAGACAAACAAGAAGAATTGGCTGAAAAAGCTCCATTACACGAAGTTGTTTTAGATATGGTTATTAAACACTTACCAAGCCCACCAGAGGCTCAGAAGTATAGAATTCCACACCTATGGAAAGGAGACTTAAATTCAGATGTTGGTAAGGCAATGCTTAACTGTGATCCAAATGGTCCATTAGCAGGGGTAATTACCAAAATTATCGTAGATAAACACGCAGGGGCAGTTTCTGTTTGTAGATTATTCAGTGGTAGAGTCAGACAGGGAGACGAAGTATATATGGTAAATAGCCAGCAGAAGGCAAAGATTCAGCAAGTTTCTGTCTTTATGGGTCCAGAGAGAATTCCAGTTGAAAGTATATCAGCAGGAAACATCTGTGCATTAGTTGGTTTAAAGGAGGCATCAGCAGGAGAAACAATCTGTTCTCCAGATAAAATTATAGAGCCATTCGAAGCAATAACTCACATAAGTGAGCCAGTTATTACAGTAGCAATTGAAGCAAAGAACACAAAAGATTTGCCAAAATTAATTGAAGTTTTAAGACAGGTAGCAAGAGAAGACCCAACTGTCAGAGTAGAGATTAATGAAGAAACTGGAGAACACTTATTAAGTGGAATGGGAGAGTTACACATTGAAATTATAACAAAGCTTAAAATTGAAAGAGATGCAGGAATTCCAGTTGAAGTTGGACAACCAATAGTTGTTTATAGAGAAACAGTAACAGGAAAATCACCAATAGTTGAGAGTAAATCTCCAAACAAGCATAACAAACTATACTTCGTAGTTGAGCCATTAGAGGAGGGTGTATTACAAGCATATAAAGAAGGTAAAATACCAGATGTAGATACCAAGAGAAAGTTAGATGATAAAATTGTCCAAGAGTTAATCAAGGCTGGAATGGATCCAGAAGAGGCTAAGAGAGTAATGTGCATCTACGAAGGTAATGTCTTAGTAAATATGACAAGAGGTATTGTTCATTTAGATGAAGTTAAAGAATTAATTATTCAAGGATTCAAAGAGGCTATGAGAAATGGACCATTAGCTGCTGAGAAATGTCAAGGAGTCAAAGTTAAGTTAATAGATGCAGTATTACACGAGGATGCAATCCACAGAGGTCCAGCACAAATGATTCCAGCGGCAAGATTTGGTATTAGAGATGCAATGATGCAAGCAAATCCAGTATTGTTAGAGCCAATGCAATATGTATATATTAACACTCCACAGGACTATATGGGAGCTGCAATGAGAGAAATTAGCAATAGAAGAGGACAGATATTAGATATGGAGCAGGAAGGAGATATGACAATAATTAAAGCTAAGTGTCCAGTTGCAGAGATGTTTGGATTTGCAGGGGCTATTAGAGGAGCTACTCAAGGAAGATGTCTTTGGAGTATAGAGTTTGCTGGATATGAGAGAGTCCCAAGAGAAATGCAAGAACAATTAATTAGACAGATTAGAGAAAGAAAAGGGCTTAAAATGGAGTAA